From the Ignavibacteriales bacterium genome, the window CATTAACAACATTATATACCCTGTTGTTATATATGTTTCCATAAGTAACATAATCAACCCGGATACCACCGGTCTGTCCGATACTGTCATTTCTTATATTGTAAACTAGATTGCCATATACATTTTTCGTTATTGTACTACCTGACAACCCCGTCGCAATATTCATAGCAATACAAGTACTACTACCTTTTGTTTTTATATCATGAATAGTGTTATTGTAAACTTCTTCTATACCAGTAGCCATAGAGCCAAAATTATAATAACCATATATCGTGGCTGTTGTACCGTAATTGCTTAAATTATAAATATTATTATTATAATTTCTACAAGTTGGTGTAGTAGTACTCTGGTAAATACCGTACATTGTTCCTGTTGTACCGGTCAGATTATCCTTTGTCATATCTCTAACCGTATTGTTAAATACATTAACTTCAGTTACAGTCGGTGAAAAGTAAATTCCAGCCATGGTACCTGTTGCTGTCGAGTTGGTAATGTTATATACGGAATTACCACTAATATTTGTTGTAGCGCCACCACCTAATATATACATACAATAAGTGTTTCCTGCTCCGGCTGCCGATTGAGTTCTGGAAAGATTGCGTACTGTATTATTTGTTATTGTATAAGTTGCTCCGGCAGTTGTCTGGCTCGAGGATGAATATACACCATATTGACCTCCTGTAGCAGTCCCGGTTCCGCCAATCTTACAACTATCAACCAGATTATTTGACATTGTTAAGGAAAATGGATTGCTGAAACTGTATACATACAGAGATGAACTGCTTGTAATATTTGGCGCATAACAGAATTTTACAGTATTGTTTGTAATTGTAACACTGTTGTTTGGACCTGTTGCTGAATACCCTACACCACTTGCAATTGCCCCATGCTGTCCTGTGCCTAATGATGTATCACTGACTGTATTGTTATTTATCTCCAGCATGGCAGATAATGCTGTTGTACAAAGAATACCATAATGCGTTGAGTTGTTAGTCCAGGTGTTAACGTTGATATCGTTATTGTTAACTTTTATGCTATCACAATACTGCGTATAGATTCCATAATGAGAACCGGCGTTCACTGTACCGGCACCAAAACCGGAACCGATGTTTCGCAGTGTGTTTCCGGTGACATTTCCGATATTAATACCGTTCTCGAACAGATCATAAGGAGCAGCTGAGCTGTACCCTAAGAAATACATTGCGTTAAAGCTATTATTGAATGTACAACCCTGAACAGAAATATTTTCGTGAATGCCGTTTCTGTCAGTAGGATTAGTTGTCGTCCCGGCCTGATTCCTGTTTCCTGAAGAAATACAGCTTGAATATATATCGGACTGCTGCTGCTGGAATGTACATCCGCTAATTGTAACGTTTTTACATCCGTCAGTTGCAGAACCTCTGACCATTACAATACAATATTCCATTTTTAAAGTTTGTGTAGCTCCTGTATATTGTTCTACAAAACTTAAATTATTAAAAGTTATATAATCAGTTCCAACAAGCCAAACAAGTGCATCGCCATTACTTCCCAGGGAAGTTCCTGCAATAGTACCTGATCCTGCTCCATCCGACTGTATTATTGGATTAGCTCCAGCTCCGTTTCTCTGGAATACCACCGGGTTTCCTGATGTCGGCTGATTACTTGTGATGTTTATTATCAATCCGCCGGATGGAACTGTCTCTGTATATCCGGGGGAAATATTAAAAGTAACACCTCCTGCACCAACTCCTTGCGC encodes:
- a CDS encoding T9SS type A sorting domain-containing protein, producing MKRILTSLFAFALLLVLLQGSANAQLTGTKTIPGTYATIAAAITDLNAQGVGAGGVTFNISPGYTETVPSGGLIINITSNQPTSGNPVVFQRNGAGANPIIQSDGAGSGTIAGTSLGSNGDALVWLVGTDYITFNNLSFVEQYTGATQTLKMEYCIVMVRGSATDGCKNVTISGCTFQQQQSDIYSSCISSGNRNQAGTTTNPTDRNGIHENISVQGCTFNNSFNAMYFLGYSSAAPYDLFENGINIGNVTGNTLRNIGSGFGAGTVNAGSHYGIYTQYCDSIKVNNNDINVNTWTNNSTHYGILCTTALSAMLEINNNTVSDTSLGTGQHGAIASGVGYSATGPNNSVTITNNTVKFCYAPNITSSSSLYVYSFSNPFSLTMSNNLVDSCKIGGTGTATGGQYGVYSSSSQTTAGATYTITNNTVRNLSRTQSAAGAGNTYCMYILGGGATTNISGNSVYNITNSTATGTMAGIYFSPTVTEVNVFNNTVRDMTKDNLTGTTGTMYGIYQSTTTPTCRNYNNNIYNLSNYGTTATIYGYYNFGSMATGIEEVYNNTIHDIKTKGSSTCIAMNIATGLSGSTITKNVYGNLVYNIRNDSIGQTGGIRVDYVTYGNIYNNRVYNVVNAQNDASLPAAYGMLLGATITGANYDVYNNMVSEVYAPISNSALGVLGVWINGGDTANVSYNTIYMDSSATGTNTGNYALYLAGTTNATMKNNIIVNNFTPAGTGGNIAIFKATGVVYNTASNNNNVYVPTGALNYFYYDGTTTYATFAAYQAAVTPAETNSFAENSPFMNVSTHPYNLDMKTTVPTLCESGGIPIPGITTDIHGTTRNAVTPDVGADEFLGLKIPLGPSLVFPANNATNVIPNHPKIFNWNKSIENYRPVRSNGNIQSDAISNYWIELYADTTGAAVFKDSTVTDTTYTYNPDLTQLTPYWWRVKAKNELGWGDFSGYFKFTTDVIDGLGQNSEIPTVYDLFQNYPNPFNPTTSIRFDIPKSGFVSLKVYDVTGREVATLVNNNLEPAKYEVSWNGTQFASGVYFYRIIAGDFVKVQKMILVK